In the genome of Sphingomonas alpina, the window GCATTTCGCGCAGTTGCGGGCGGGGCGCTGCGCGAAATTGCGCAGCGCGAGCCTGCCAACCAGCACATGCTTCGGTCTCTCCCCTGACGCCTCACGCTTGGCACGCGAAGTGCATCGTATCGGCGCAAAGGAGCTTCATGACGTGGCGAGCGCAAAGGCCGGAAATCCGAAATCATGGGCCCCCTGGGCGATCGGCGCTGTCGTGCTGGTCCTGCTCGCCGGCCTGATCCTGTTCCAGTTCCGTGGCCCGGCAAGCGCCGGTGGCGCGGTCCGGACGGTGACGATCGCCGGCATCGCCTATCCCTATCAGGGCGGGCAGACCTATAATGGCCTGACCGGCGTCGTCATCGAGCAGGGCTGGCTCAAGGAACAGCTGGCCAGACAGGGCGTGCAGCTGGCCTTTACCCCGGTCCCGACGGCCGTCGGCGGCCCGCTGATCAATGAAGGCTTTTCCGGCAAGCGCATCGACTTTGCCTCTTATGGCGATTTCCCCGCGATCATCGCGGTTTCGGGTGGCGTGCCGCTGAAGCTGGTGGCGCCGATCGGACAGGGGCAGAACAGCTATCTGGTGGTGCGCAACGGCCTCGCCGCGAGGGGCATCGCCGATCTCAAGGGCAAGCGTATCGCGCTGCATCGCGGGCGGCCATGGGAGCTGCCCTTTTCGAAGCTCCTCGATGCCAATGGCCTGAAGCTCACCGACTTCACCATCGTCAACATCAATCCTGCCGCGACCCCGGCGGCTCTGGCGTCGGGCAATGTCGATGCGACCTTCCTGCTTTCCGATGGATTGCTGCTTGAACAAAAGGGCATGGGTCGGGTGATCTGGTCGACCAAGGAAGCACCGGCCGACTGGAAGATGCGCGCGGAATTGTTCGGCCGCGGCGATTTCGTCGACGGCAATCCGGCGCTCACTCAACTGGTGGTGGACGCCTATGTCCGCGCCGCGGCCTGGTCGGCGCGGGAGGAGAATCGTCCGGCCGTGATCCACGACGCCGCGCGCGGGACCATGCCCGAGGCGATCATCGCCAGGGATTATGCCGAGTCCAATGTCACGTGGCGTGAGCGTTTCTCGCCGCTCTTCAATGCCGATGTCGCGGGCCATTACCGCTCGGTCGCCGCCTATGCCTTTGATCGCGGACTGGTGCGCAGCGAAGTGGATGCCGGCAAGTTGCTGGACGACCGCTTCGTGACCCAGGCGCTGCGCAATCTGAAGCTCGACGGGTTCTGGACGCCGACCAATGCAGTGGCGGACAAGCCGGAGCCGGTTCCGCCGGCGCGCTCCTGATGGCCGGGGCGGCGCTTCCCGTCCCGCTGCCGGCCCATGGCCGGGCCCGGCATTCCCGCCTTGCCTCGCTGCTTGCGCCGGTTGCGTTGCTCGCGCTGTGGCAACTGGCCTGCCTCAGCGG includes:
- a CDS encoding ABC transporter substrate-binding protein yields the protein MASAKAGNPKSWAPWAIGAVVLVLLAGLILFQFRGPASAGGAVRTVTIAGIAYPYQGGQTYNGLTGVVIEQGWLKEQLARQGVQLAFTPVPTAVGGPLINEGFSGKRIDFASYGDFPAIIAVSGGVPLKLVAPIGQGQNSYLVVRNGLAARGIADLKGKRIALHRGRPWELPFSKLLDANGLKLTDFTIVNINPAATPAALASGNVDATFLLSDGLLLEQKGMGRVIWSTKEAPADWKMRAELFGRGDFVDGNPALTQLVVDAYVRAAAWSAREENRPAVIHDAARGTMPEAIIARDYAESNVTWRERFSPLFNADVAGHYRSVAAYAFDRGLVRSEVDAGKLLDDRFVTQALRNLKLDGFWTPTNAVADKPEPVPPARS